The Musa acuminata AAA Group cultivar baxijiao chromosome BXJ2-2, Cavendish_Baxijiao_AAA, whole genome shotgun sequence genome has a segment encoding these proteins:
- the LOC103975917 gene encoding protein PARALOG OF AIPP2 isoform X1 has protein sequence MVLGKFTDQNKIIFVGDMNVKSGTCNVCSATCSSCMHRIAAAMESDGDCGSSDNIFERKEADSCSFVGAKCGSCNDLQIAASETSNLLSGSSSHDSYSENADSKTVRKSTAYDTYEDIDIPLKVSTVEAVKEDKVLRNGTASLGNGTSCSFCRPDFENGASAREQYVPGSHGNNDSCITGGRDSNPLLINDNLKLDMRDTPCSSVSTCKLDAKETEVLIQVEATCEYDGGFMDTGCGNSGKLSTFPGESFCKKSDSLGLHNKSDLTEASTRKNISPQPNIDFHSQSEHISSHNAGSKDMEAYPPCQVLEEPCKRLIVDDKSSYQGLPAAGSDHAPKTIMLPNNEASKAIRIRRDISSGKFMNEDGCFESASGFGSSECNLHESGKPQQSLLHGQVSESDCMLYDVKVCDICGDTGREELLATCSRCIDGAEHTYCMRIMLDKIPEGDWLCEECQMKEELEMKRLDKTETFSGKSNVQCLNKKGENIGMSMNPENLANLNTKPTDPEACGSSKEMQNPMGTGKRHTYQMDLASPMVKKVSETADEALKAASPRICSAFAHENSSKNFHTAEVKRTNMASSLGSQYAKSSWTSSQSPSLGYSSSIVKEKLFPSKGGSASKQVSFKKNVEPKVEHLAEGVPQNLAKESTPRNTQYQSLVETINKSASFNNISSGHHNFQSSDNYQSIKSPQDEDPGSLKPKKERNVTERKSSFVLDHPFASPHVGRKSLPDLGMKVALLNRNSSKNLEPSILGTSKGLNRENDAEYKEVKQRQPSLKCKSYGIFDSENRKRGKFVNEEPVHANSGANNRSYNDAGGVTSSVSSFAESWHQAHSKDKTKSIPNTSRLTISGGKSALCSGKLTKASYATQCHQIDKLTLYSAKPSADVSLIDGTSKRNRWKDVAKAAMSRNNKSRIVDQSECRLLSNHVNSEGSSRSSLKSSICQKNFPLEGAPDGKVILRSSDTDYSKTDSAANTGQTEHSTKSLCNSGVGDLNVNPTNFDKLNEKPSTQSLPHHPSLLATISRSVIIPEQECIWQGAFEILKIGTITEIVDGIQAHLSMFASPKVHEVVCQFPCKIQLEEVPRVSLWPLQFQEINPKEFNIALYFFAKDSESYERSYRKVLEAAIENDLALKGNISEVELLIFPSSMLPESSQRWNMLFFLWGIFRGRKSDSLKPHTDLQELCESTIITDPTVQELSPSHTGELSSFQKHDSQKYPPKEFSRGNESSGPSTSGRDDICKTQSFLYKAAGEKESGELSNHNSDLCPRIYSFDLNEICPAVKSNETNLGNLDDVAVAGKIPRIHANSVRHSLSGSLLGYSASSFGQDNGGTRKIKEKECSVIEFGTKDNIMKIDCLSWGSKPNMKRAHTCSATYGEASQSTDGANTWQEKAGYFCSEDDLEHKRMKHYSEGHGTGSHRDQSIDGRSPFKVQPFVTSYLHEQQQRYGVNYGIVMTESLRCTERSFFPVDACPLRNNVVENFGYFISRDDEASQEPDTPDLELSLGGKKQSLKKEIFASFHPSVDKGGLYKLSGSTFSEDDMSACLSLSLTSPDMEKKNTENPVPKELHGGNTILNLFGGSTDT, from the exons ATGGTTTTG GGCAAATTTACAGACCAAAACAAAATTATATTTGTAGGTGATATGAATGTGAAATCTGGTACATGTAATGTTTGCTCTGCTACTTGCTCCTCTTGTATGCATCGGATTGCCGCAGCAATGGAGTCAGATGGTGATTGTGGATCCTCTGATAATATCTTTGAAAGGAAAGAAGCAGATAGTTGTTCTTTTGTTGGTGCCAAATGTGGATCTTGTAATGATCTGCAAATTGCAGCTAGTGAAACAAGCAATTTGTTGAGTGGAagttcaagtcatgattcatattCTGAAAATGCAGATAGCAAAACAGTAAGAAAGTCTACTGCATATGATACTTATGAAGACATTGATATACCCCTAAAGGTTTCAACTGTTGAAGCAGTCAAGGAAGATAAGGTTCTTCGAAATGGCACTGCTAGTCTTGGTAATGGAACATCATGCAGCTTTTGCAGACCTGATTTTGAAAATGGTGCATCAGCTAGAGAGCAGTATGTGCCAGGAAGTCATGGGAATAACGATTCATGCATTACTGGAGGCCGAGATTCCAATCCGTTACTTATAAATGATAATTTGAAACTGGACATGAGAGATACACCATGTAGTTcagtatcaacatgtaaattagaTGCCAAAGAAACTGAAGTGCTGATTCAAGTTGAAGCTACTTGTGAATATGATGGTGGTTTTATGGATACAGGCTGTGGTAACTCAGGGAAGCTCAGTACATTCCCTGGAGAATCATTTTGTAAGAAGAGTGACAGTCTAGGCCTTCATAACAAGTCTGACCTTACAGAGGCTTCCACAAGAAAGAATATTTCTCCACAACCAAATATAGATTTCCATTCTCAAAGTGAGCATATTTCTAGTCATAATGCTGGCTCCAAAGATATGGAAGCATATCCACCATGCCAAGTTCTGGAAGAACCTTGTAAGCGCTTGATAGTTGACGATAAATCCTCATATCAAGGACTGCCAGCTGCTGGTAGTGATCATGCGCCAAAGACTATTATGCTCCCAAACAATGAAGCTAGCAAAGCAATTCGGATCAGACGTGACATATCTTCTGGAAAATTCATGAATGAAGATGGATGCTTTGAATCTGCTTCTGGCTTTGGCAGTTCTGAATGCAATTTGCACGAGTCTGGAAAACCACAGCAGTCACTTCTTCATGGTCAAGTTTCTGAATCAGATTGCATGTTGTATGAC GTAAAAGTATGTGATATATGTGGAGACACTGGCCGGGAGGAGCTTCTTGCTACTTGCAGTAGATGCATCGATGGTGCAGAACATAC TTACTGCATGAGGATTATGTTGGACAAAATTCCTGAAGGAGATTGGCTATGTGAAGAATGTCAGATGAAGGAGGAACTTGAGATGAAAAGGCTGGATAAAACTGAGACATTTTCTGGAAAATCAAATGTACAATGCTTGAATAAGAAAGGCGAGAATATTGGGATGTCCATGAACCCTGAGAATTTAGCAAACTTGAACACCAAGCCAACTGACCCTGAAGCATGTGGATCCAGTAAAGAAATGCAAAATCCAATGGGAACTGGTAAAAGGCACACATACCAAATGGATCTAGCTTCACCAATGGTCAAGAAGGTTTCTGAAACAGCTGATGAAGCTTTGAAAGCAGCAAGTCCTAGAATATGTAGTGCCTTCGCTCATGAAAAttcatctaaaaactttcatacagCTGAAGTAAAGCGAACCAATATGGCTTCATCACTTGGAAGTCAGTATGCAAAGAGTTCCTGGACCTCTTCTCAATCGCCTTCCCTTGGCTATAGCTCTTCAATTGTTAAAGAAAAACTTTTTCCTTCCAAGG GTGGGTCTGCCTCAAAACAAGTTTCTTTCAAGAAGAATGTGGAACCAAAAGTTGAGCATTTGGCTGAAGGTGTTCCCCAAAATCTAGCTAAAGAGTCTACACCAAGAAACACACAATATCAATCCTTGGTGGAAACTATCAACAAATCTGCTTCATTCAACAATATTAGCTCAGGCCATCACAACTTCCAATCATCTGACAATTATCAATCAATCAAGTCACCACAGGATGAGGACCCTGGAAGTCTTaaaccaaagaaagaaagaaatgtaaCAGAAAGAAAGAGCTCCTTTGTTCTTGATCACCCATTTGCTAGTCCACACGTAGGGAGGAAGTCTCTGCCAGATCTGGGTATGAAGGTTGCACTACTTAACAGAAACTCAAGTAAGAACCTTGAGCCTAGCATCCTTGGAACTAGCAAAGGATTGAATAGAGAAAATGATGCAG AGTATAAAGAAGTGAAGCAGCGGCAGCCATCATTGAAATGTAAAAGTTATGGGATCTTTGATTCCGAGAATCGAAAGAGGGGTAAATTTGTCAATGAGGAACCTGTTCACGCAAATTCTGGTGCTAACAATAGATCATATAATGATGCTGGTGGAGTTACAAGCAGTGTGTCTTCTTTTGCAGAGTCTTGGCATCAAGCTCATTCGAAAGATAAAACGAAGAGTATCCCCAACACATCAAGGCTCACAATTTCAGGAGGCAAGAGTGCATTATGTTCTGGTAAATTAACAAAAGCAAGCTATGCTACTCAGTGCCACCAAATTGACAAGCTTACTTTATATTCTGCAAAGCCTTCTGCTGATGTGAGTTTAATCGATGGAACTAGCAAGAGAAATAGGTGGAAAGATGTGGCCAAAGCTGCAATGTCAAGGAACAACAAAAGTAGAATAGTTGATCAGTCTGAGTGTAGATTGTTAAGCAACCATGTAAATTCTGAAGGTTCTTCCAGAAGTTCTTTGAAGAGTTCAATTTGTCAGAAGAACTTTCCTTTAGAAGGAGCACCTGATGGAAAAGTGATCCTGAGAAGCTCTGACACCGACTATAGCAAAACAGATAGTGCAGCTAACACGGGGCAAACAGAACATTCAACCAAATCTTTATGTAATTCTGGAGTAGGGGACTTGAATGTCAATCCTACAAATTTTGACAAGTTGAATGAGAAACCGTCGACTCAGTCTTTGCCTCATCACCCTTCTCTACTTGCGACTATCTCTAGATCAGTTATAATCCCAGAGCAGGAATGCATATGGCA GGGTGCttttgagattttaaaaattgGAACAATTACCGAAATTGTTGATGGAATTCAAGCCCACTTGTCAATGTTTGCATCACCGAAAGTGCATGAAGTAGTGTGCCAGTTTCCATGCAAAATCCAATTAGAGGAAGTTCCTCGGGTTAGCTTGTGGCCGTTGCAGTTTCAGGAAATCAATCCTAAAGAATTTAATATTGCACTATATTTTTTTGCTAAAGATTCTGAGAG TTACGAAAGATCTTACCGGAAGGTGTTGGAAGCTGCAATAGAAAATGATTTAGCCCTCAAAGGGAACATCAGCGAGGTGGAGCTTCTTATATTTCCTTCAAGTATGCTACCCGAGAGTTCGCAAC GTTGGAACATGTTATTTTTTCTTTGGGGTATCTTCAGAGGAAGGAAATCAGACTCCTTAAAGCCTCACACTGATTTGCAGGAGCTCTGTGAATCAACGATAATCACAGATCCCACTGTTCAAGAATTATCGCCTTCTCATACTGGTGAATTATCTTCCTTTCAGAAACATGATTCCCAGAAGTATCCACCAAAAGAATTTTCAAGGGGAAATGAATCATCTGGGCCCAGCACCTCTGGCCGTGATGATATCTGCAAGACACAGAGCTTTTTATACAAGGCAGCAGGTGAAAAAGAGAGTGGTGAACTTTCAAATCATAATTCAGATTTGTGTCCCAGGATCTACTCTTTTGATCTTAATGAGATATGTCCAGCGGTAAAAAGCAATGAAACCAACCTG GGGAACTTGGATGATGTTGCTGTTGCTGGAAAGATTCCCCGTATTCATGCAAATAGTGTACGACATAGCCTTAGTGGATCATTGCTTGGATATTCAGCTTCTTCTTTTGGACAAG ATAATGGAGGGACAAGAAAGATTAAAGAGAAAGAATGCTCAGTGATAGAATTTGGGACTAAGGACAATATAATGAAAATTGATTGCCTGAGCTGGGGATCAAAGCCTAATATGAAACGTGCACACACTTGCTCAGCCACATATGGTGAAGCATCACAGAGCACCGATGGAGCAAATACTTGGCAGGAGAAAGCAGGTTATTTCTGTTCAGAAGATGACCTAGAACACAAAAGGATGAAACATTACAGCGAAGGACATGGTACCGGTAGTCATAGAGATCAAAGTATCGATGGTAGATCACCATTTAAGGTACAACCATTTGTGACTAGCTACTTACATGAACAACAGCAAAGATATGGTGTCAACTATGGCATTGTGATGACTGAGAGCTTAAGATGCACTGAAAGGAGCTTCTTTCCGGTGGATGCATGCCCTCTTAGGAACAATGTGGTGGAGAACTTCGGGTACTTCATTTCTCGGGACGATGAGGCCTCACAAGAGCCTGATACCCCAGATCTTGAACTATCTCTGGGTGGTAAGAAGCAGTCATTGAAGAAGGAAATATTTGCGTCATTTCATCCTTCGGTTGATAAGGGAGGACTATATAAGCTGTCTGGTTCCACCTTTAGCGAAGATGATATGTCGGCatgtctctctctatctcttacCTCTCCTGACATGGAGAAAAAAAATACAGAAAAtcctgttcctaaagaattgcatGGTGGCAACACTATTCTGAATCTGTTTGGTGGCTCCACTGACACTTGA